From the genome of Thermodesulfobacteriota bacterium:
AGTGCGCGGAGTGCCACCACAAGGACGCGGCCGGGAAGGAACAGTCCTGTTTCGCCTGCCACAAAGCGGAGAAGAAGGGGGAGGCGATCCCCTTCAAGGACGCGATGCACGGCAAGTGCCAGGCGTGCCACAAGAAGGTGGCCAAAGGCCCCACCAAGTGCAACGACTGCCACAAGCAGTAGCCGTCCGGAAAGCCGCGGCAATCCGGGAAGC
Proteins encoded in this window:
- a CDS encoding cytochrome c3 family protein, translating into MRKFATLMAIVLVTVFSAGWVVAADPPEKITIKAVQKLKPPVEFPHKEHAGRLKCAECHHKDAAGKEQSCFACHKAEKKGEAIPFKDAMHGKCQACHKKVAKGPTKCNDCHKQ